A single Paraburkholderia sp. D15 DNA region contains:
- the fnr gene encoding fumarate/nitrate reduction transcriptional regulator Fnr: MSDVADCLDAPAAALPTFATLAAPDAKRTGAHCSTCAMRAFCMPEGLTRAEAERIEALICPSRTIRNGETLFRTGDSFQSLYAVRAGSFKTVVMHRDGREQVTGFHQAGDMLGLDGICSGRHSCDALAIEDSKVCIIPFHLLEAMCRDVKAVQQHVHRMMGGEIVREATLMMLLGTMSAEQRVATFLLNLSGKLQKRGYSAAEFHLRMTREEIGSYLGMKLETVSRMLSKFQKDGLVETRGKQIRIVDMDGLRRV, encoded by the coding sequence ATGTCTGATGTTGCCGACTGCCTCGACGCACCCGCGGCTGCCCTCCCCACTTTCGCGACCCTTGCCGCCCCCGACGCCAAACGCACCGGCGCGCACTGCTCGACCTGCGCGATGCGCGCGTTCTGCATGCCGGAAGGACTGACGCGCGCGGAGGCCGAACGCATCGAGGCGCTGATCTGTCCGTCGCGCACCATCCGCAACGGCGAGACGCTGTTCCGCACCGGCGATTCGTTTCAGAGTCTCTACGCGGTGCGCGCGGGTTCGTTCAAGACCGTGGTCATGCATCGCGACGGCCGCGAGCAGGTCACGGGGTTTCATCAGGCGGGCGACATGCTCGGGCTCGACGGCATCTGTTCCGGCCGGCATAGCTGCGACGCGCTCGCGATCGAGGACAGCAAGGTCTGCATCATCCCCTTCCATCTGCTCGAGGCGATGTGCCGCGACGTCAAGGCGGTGCAGCAGCACGTACACCGGATGATGGGCGGCGAGATCGTGCGCGAGGCGACGCTGATGATGCTGCTCGGCACGATGTCGGCGGAACAGCGGGTCGCGACCTTCCTGCTGAACCTGTCGGGCAAATTACAGAAACGCGGCTACTCCGCCGCCGAATTCCATCTGCGCATGACGCGCGAGGAAATCGGCAGCTATCTCGGCATGAAGCTCGAAACCGTCAGCCGGATGCTGTCGAAGTTCCAGAAGGACGGCCTCGTCGAGACGCGCGGCAAACAGATCCGCATCGTCGACATGGACGGGTTGCGGCGCGTGTAG
- a CDS encoding PAS domain-containing sensor histidine kinase has protein sequence MLLVAGIVAVFAFPVFVFLLGRQRHGGRPTPASQADRATPSNQANQANQANQSNLNEARMMGIIRSSMEAIITVDERQNIVIFNPMAEHVFGCSADEALGASLSQFIPERFRAGHDHHVRQFGVTGVSERQMGRQQRVLFGLRRNGEEFPLEASISQVRDGDSKLYTVMLRDITERFEAEHAQRKSREELRELSANLQNVREEEKTRIARELHDDLGQQLTALKMDLSLVEASLDAHTSADVLRQLGGMRRLIDATVASVRRIAADLRPVMLDDLGLIPAIEWLANDFTNRYGIDVDRDIEVGDTRFAPAGATTLFRIVQEALTNVARHADATLVMLTVRIDAQRCVVRIADNGQGARHDGASAEKSFGLLGIRERAHMLGGTVDIVTADGAGFALTVSFPAAAVQQQEMQT, from the coding sequence ATGCTCCTTGTCGCGGGTATCGTCGCCGTCTTTGCATTTCCGGTGTTCGTCTTTCTGCTGGGGCGGCAACGCCACGGCGGTCGTCCCACTCCGGCGAGTCAAGCGGATCGAGCGACCCCGTCGAACCAGGCAAACCAGGCAAACCAGGCGAACCAGTCCAACCTGAACGAAGCCCGCATGATGGGCATCATCCGTTCGTCGATGGAAGCGATCATCACCGTGGACGAACGGCAGAACATCGTGATTTTCAATCCGATGGCCGAGCACGTGTTCGGCTGCAGCGCCGACGAAGCGCTCGGCGCGTCGCTCTCGCAATTCATCCCCGAGCGGTTTCGCGCGGGCCATGATCATCATGTACGGCAATTCGGCGTGACCGGCGTGTCGGAACGGCAGATGGGCCGCCAGCAACGCGTGCTTTTCGGACTGCGGCGCAACGGCGAGGAGTTTCCGCTCGAGGCGTCGATCTCCCAGGTGCGCGACGGCGACAGCAAGCTCTACACGGTGATGCTGCGCGACATCACCGAACGGTTCGAGGCGGAGCACGCGCAACGCAAGTCGCGCGAGGAGCTGCGCGAACTGTCGGCCAATCTGCAGAACGTCCGCGAGGAAGAGAAAACGCGGATTGCCCGCGAACTGCATGATGACCTCGGCCAGCAACTGACGGCGCTGAAGATGGACCTGTCGCTGGTCGAGGCATCGCTCGACGCGCACACCTCCGCCGACGTGCTGCGCCAGCTCGGCGGCATGCGCCGCCTGATCGACGCGACGGTGGCGTCGGTGCGCCGCATTGCCGCCGACCTGCGGCCTGTCATGCTGGACGACCTTGGTCTGATCCCGGCCATCGAATGGCTCGCCAACGACTTCACCAACCGCTACGGGATCGACGTCGATCGTGACATCGAGGTCGGCGACACGCGCTTCGCGCCGGCCGGCGCGACCACGTTGTTCCGTATCGTGCAGGAAGCGCTGACCAACGTCGCGCGCCATGCGGACGCCACGCTGGTCATGCTGACGGTGCGCATCGACGCGCAGCGCTGCGTCGTGCGGATCGCGGACAACGGCCAGGGCGCGCGCCACGACGGCGCGTCCGCCGAAAAGTCCTTCGGTTTGCTCGGCATCCGCGAACGCGCGCACATGCTGGGCGGCACCGTCGATATCGTCACCGCCGACGGCGCGGGTTTCGCGCTGACGGTCAGCTTCCCGGCCGCGGCCGTGCAACAGCAGGAGATGCAAACATGA
- a CDS encoding response regulator encodes MNSSPSPRALRVFLVDDALAIRARIAARFGAIDGVEIAGEAEEPEAAFAAIAASGADLVVLDLRLAGGTAMDLLQRLARHAPPPVTMVLTNHSGVWFREACLANGARYFFDKTGEFELACHAIKQLVHAHGARGLHHLGAHHV; translated from the coding sequence ATGAACTCAAGCCCATCACCGCGCGCGTTGCGCGTGTTCCTCGTCGACGATGCGTTGGCCATCCGGGCGCGTATCGCGGCCCGATTCGGTGCGATCGACGGCGTCGAGATCGCCGGCGAAGCCGAGGAGCCCGAAGCGGCATTCGCGGCGATCGCGGCGAGCGGCGCCGACCTCGTCGTGCTCGATCTGCGGCTGGCCGGCGGCACCGCGATGGATCTGCTGCAACGCCTCGCGCGCCACGCGCCGCCGCCCGTCACGATGGTGCTCACCAATCATTCCGGCGTGTGGTTCCGCGAGGCCTGCCTCGCCAACGGCGCGCGCTACTTCTTCGACAAGACAGGCGAGTTCGAGCTGGCCTGTCACGCCATCAAGCAACTGGTCCACGCGCACGGCGCGCGTGGTCTTCATCATCTGGGAGCACACCATGTCTGA
- a CDS encoding response regulator transcription factor translates to MTRVLIADDHALVRDGLRHILRNADGFEVVGEACDGASAIALVRSQAAEVLVLDLSMPGRNGVELIKQIKDEQPGLRILVLTMHAEQQYAVRAFKAGASGYLTKESASAELVTAVSKVAAGGVYVSLTMAERFAQSLNEPADTLPHQRLSDREFDVFRRIATGQTLGEIANALCVSSKTVSTYKTRIFEKMQMPHEAALVRYALRHKLLGDDEEI, encoded by the coding sequence ATGACTCGGGTACTGATCGCCGACGACCACGCGCTGGTGCGCGATGGTTTGCGGCATATCCTGCGCAACGCCGACGGTTTCGAGGTAGTCGGCGAAGCGTGCGACGGCGCGAGCGCGATCGCGCTGGTCCGCTCGCAAGCCGCCGAGGTGCTGGTGCTCGACCTGTCGATGCCGGGCCGCAACGGCGTCGAACTCATCAAGCAGATCAAGGACGAACAGCCCGGGCTGCGCATTCTGGTACTCACCATGCATGCCGAGCAGCAATATGCGGTGCGTGCGTTCAAGGCGGGCGCGTCGGGCTATCTGACCAAGGAGAGCGCGAGCGCGGAACTGGTGACGGCGGTATCGAAAGTGGCTGCCGGCGGCGTCTACGTGAGCCTCACCATGGCCGAGCGTTTCGCGCAAAGCCTGAACGAACCGGCCGATACGCTGCCGCATCAACGCTTGTCGGATCGCGAGTTCGACGTGTTCCGCCGCATCGCCACCGGCCAGACGCTCGGCGAGATCGCCAATGCGCTGTGCGTGAGCAGCAAGACGGTGAGCACGTACAAGACGCGTATCTTCGAGAAGATGCAGATGCCCCATGAAGCCGCGTTGGTGCGTTATGCATTGCGCCACAAGCTGCTCGGGGACGACGAGGAGATCTGA